In Sphingomonas psychrotolerans, the following proteins share a genomic window:
- the arfB gene encoding alternative ribosome rescue aminoacyl-tRNA hydrolase ArfB, whose protein sequence is MTDLEEAIVEEKFLAASGPGGQNVNKVATAVQLRVNVFALGLQPWVYQQLKTLAGSKLTSAGELVITARKFRTQDANRTDARERVAELLTKAHERQARRVKTKVSKAAKARRVDAKKGRSQIKEGRGKVRLD, encoded by the coding sequence GTGACTGACCTGGAGGAGGCGATCGTCGAGGAGAAGTTCCTCGCCGCCTCGGGTCCCGGCGGGCAGAACGTCAACAAGGTCGCCACTGCGGTGCAGCTGCGCGTGAACGTGTTCGCGCTCGGGCTGCAACCTTGGGTCTATCAGCAGCTCAAGACCCTCGCCGGCAGCAAGCTGACCAGTGCCGGCGAGCTGGTGATCACCGCGCGCAAATTCCGCACGCAGGACGCCAACCGCACCGACGCCCGCGAACGCGTCGCCGAGCTGCTGACCAAGGCGCACGAACGCCAGGCGCGCCGGGTGAAGACCAAGGTGAGCAAAGCCGCCAAGGCGCGACGAGTGGACGCGAAGAAAGGCCGCAGCCAGATCAAGGAAGGCCGCGGCAAAGTGCGACTGGATTAG
- a CDS encoding GAF domain-containing protein, giving the protein MYSFDIAAGSKSELYRDLAAALDSLTADEPDAVANMANVSALIGQYLPDLNWSGFYRNLGDELVLGPFQGKAACIRIPFGKGVCGAAAATRETQLVEDVHAFPGHIACDAASRSELVVPIVHQGELLGVLDLDSPLPGRFDAGDAAGCEALMRILAPRISG; this is encoded by the coding sequence ATGTACAGCTTCGACATCGCCGCCGGCTCCAAATCCGAGCTCTACCGAGACCTCGCCGCCGCGCTCGACTCGCTCACTGCAGACGAGCCCGACGCAGTCGCCAACATGGCCAATGTCTCGGCGCTGATCGGCCAATATCTCCCCGACCTCAACTGGTCCGGCTTTTACCGCAACCTGGGCGACGAACTCGTCCTCGGCCCGTTCCAGGGCAAGGCCGCCTGCATCCGCATCCCGTTCGGCAAGGGCGTCTGCGGTGCGGCCGCGGCGACTCGCGAGACTCAATTGGTCGAGGACGTCCATGCCTTTCCCGGCCACATCGCCTGCGATGCCGCCAGCCGCTCCGAGCTGGTGGTGCCGATCGTCCATCAGGGCGAATTGCTCGGCGTGCTCGATCTCGACAGCCCGCTCCCCGGCCGTTTCGACGCCGGCGACGCTGCGGGTTGCGAAGCCTTGATGCGCATCCTCGCTCCCCGAATCTCAGGATGA
- a CDS encoding RcnB family protein: MRSYWLAAAVIAGVVGATPATAQRVWQDGRWVVMPRHSAPTVMRTNPHRWAMRDGRWEAGFRAPGGWNSYRRLHRGNTLPGYWRGGDFRVHDYLSFGLAAPQPGYSWVRYYDDAVLVDRDDRVWDSIDGIGWGGAIAAASASAGYASASSAGRGGAGYPPPRIEPVDPDDYYADRDDRYDRDDGPPPPPRDYDDREPYRGPYPGGYSAPVAPPVVHYAQPCAQTCPGAGYQGGSWQNGAWVSSYAGGTTTVVVIPAAVTTTTTVTEYVERSYTRRPAKRLLRKYKPHCGCR, from the coding sequence GTGCGCAGCTATTGGTTGGCAGCGGCGGTGATCGCCGGAGTAGTGGGCGCGACGCCCGCGACGGCGCAGCGCGTATGGCAGGACGGCCGCTGGGTCGTGATGCCGCGGCACTCGGCGCCGACGGTGATGCGCACCAATCCGCACCGCTGGGCAATGCGCGACGGCCGCTGGGAAGCCGGCTTCCGCGCGCCGGGCGGCTGGAACAGCTATCGCCGGCTGCATCGCGGCAACACGCTGCCTGGTTATTGGCGCGGCGGCGATTTTCGCGTCCACGACTATCTGAGCTTCGGCCTCGCCGCGCCGCAGCCGGGCTATTCGTGGGTGCGTTATTATGACGACGCAGTGCTCGTCGATCGCGACGACCGGGTCTGGGATTCGATCGACGGCATCGGCTGGGGCGGCGCCATCGCCGCCGCGAGCGCAAGCGCAGGCTATGCTTCGGCCAGCAGCGCGGGGCGCGGCGGCGCAGGCTACCCCCCGCCCCGGATCGAGCCGGTCGATCCCGACGATTATTATGCCGACCGCGACGATCGGTACGATCGCGACGACGGCCCTCCGCCGCCGCCGCGCGACTATGACGACCGCGAGCCCTATCGCGGCCCCTATCCGGGCGGTTATTCCGCGCCGGTCGCGCCGCCGGTGGTGCATTATGCCCAGCCCTGTGCGCAGACGTGCCCCGGCGCCGGCTATCAAGGCGGCAGCTGGCAGAACGGCGCATGGGTGAGCAGCTATGCCGGCGGCACGACGACGGTTGTCGTCATCCCCGCCGCGGTGACCACCACGACGACGGTCACCGAATATGTCGAGCGCAGCTATACGCGCCGGCCAGCCAAGCGCCTGCTGCGCAAGTACAAGCCCCACTGCGGCTGCCGCTAG
- a CDS encoding M20/M25/M40 family metallo-hydrolase, whose amino-acid sequence MRILALAPLALILTPATAQAQGRPSPARLKADVEKLVGFGTRHTLSDPDHPTRGIGAARRWFASELGRIGEGCGGCIEVANVARTFTNDRAPKGVEVVDVLGFQPGRDPKRVVIVMGHIDSRVSDVMNATSDAPGANDDASGVALVLEAARILSKEKFDATIVYAALSGEEQGLFGGTLLAETAKERGWTVSAVLNNDIVGNTIGQDGRRVADRVRVFSEGIREVEPIEAQRARRADGGEDDGPSRALAKAVDGVAGKLRGGLDVFVVRRFDRFGRGGDHSPFLKLGYPAVRFSVGVENYDQQHQDLRSENGKVYGDTADKMDFAYLAKVTAINVATLRRLAKAPAAPASVTIGGALATDTSVKWEPVPGASGYRVHWRRADVQAWQRHIDVEANQATLKGVIVDDTLVGVSALAADGSESLVTFGGRERR is encoded by the coding sequence ATGCGCATCCTTGCCCTTGCTCCGCTCGCCCTGATCCTGACTCCCGCCACTGCTCAGGCGCAGGGCCGGCCCAGTCCCGCCCGGCTCAAGGCCGATGTCGAGAAGCTCGTCGGCTTCGGCACCCGGCACACGCTCTCCGACCCTGATCACCCGACGCGCGGTATCGGCGCGGCACGGCGCTGGTTCGCCAGCGAGCTGGGGCGGATCGGCGAAGGATGCGGGGGCTGTATCGAAGTGGCGAACGTCGCGCGGACCTTCACCAATGATCGCGCACCGAAGGGCGTCGAGGTGGTCGACGTGCTCGGCTTCCAGCCGGGCAGGGACCCCAAGCGCGTCGTCATCGTGATGGGACATATCGACAGCCGGGTGAGCGACGTGATGAACGCGACCTCGGATGCGCCGGGCGCCAATGACGACGCCTCGGGAGTGGCATTGGTGCTCGAGGCGGCGCGGATCCTTTCGAAGGAGAAGTTCGACGCGACGATCGTCTATGCAGCACTTTCGGGCGAGGAGCAGGGGCTGTTCGGCGGGACCTTGCTCGCCGAGACGGCAAAGGAGCGCGGCTGGACGGTGAGCGCGGTGCTCAACAACGACATCGTCGGCAACACCATCGGGCAGGACGGCAGGCGTGTCGCCGATCGGGTGCGGGTGTTCTCGGAAGGGATCCGGGAAGTCGAGCCGATCGAGGCGCAGCGGGCGCGGCGTGCCGATGGCGGCGAGGATGACGGCCCTTCGCGTGCGCTGGCCAAAGCGGTCGACGGGGTGGCGGGAAAGCTTCGCGGCGGTCTCGACGTGTTCGTGGTGCGGCGCTTCGATCGGTTCGGCCGCGGCGGCGACCATTCGCCCTTCCTCAAGCTGGGCTATCCCGCGGTGCGCTTCAGCGTCGGCGTCGAGAATTACGACCAGCAGCATCAGGACCTGCGCAGCGAGAACGGCAAGGTCTATGGTGACACCGCAGACAAGATGGACTTTGCGTATCTGGCGAAAGTGACGGCGATCAACGTCGCGACGCTGCGCCGGCTGGCCAAGGCACCGGCGGCGCCGGCGAGCGTGACGATCGGGGGTGCGCTGGCGACCGATACTTCAGTGAAGTGGGAGCCGGTGCCGGGTGCGTCGGGCTATCGCGTTCATTGGCGGCGTGCGGATGTGCAGGCGTGGCAGCGCCATATCGACGTCGAGGCCAATCAGGCGACGCTGAAGGGCGTCATCGTCGACGACACGCTCGTCGGCGTTTCGGCACTAGCCGCCGATGGCTCGGAGAGCCTCGTTACCTTCGGCGGGCGCGAGCGGCGATAG
- a CDS encoding universal stress protein, translated as MRTYLVVIDETPESEIALRFAARRAVKTGGSVEILALTPTPEFVQWGGVMATIEEEARQHAEALVTRAAGTLFTESGLKPSITVREGDGAKVVREMIAANGDIAALVLGAAASGPPGTLVSHFTGADAGTLSVPVMIIPGSLDVAAIDRLS; from the coding sequence ATGCGCACCTATCTGGTGGTGATCGACGAAACGCCGGAATCCGAGATCGCGTTGCGCTTCGCCGCGCGGCGCGCGGTGAAGACGGGGGGCAGCGTCGAGATCCTCGCGCTGACGCCCACGCCCGAATTCGTCCAATGGGGCGGCGTGATGGCGACGATCGAGGAGGAGGCGCGCCAGCACGCCGAGGCTCTGGTGACTCGCGCGGCCGGGACCTTGTTCACCGAATCGGGGCTCAAGCCGTCGATCACCGTGCGCGAGGGCGACGGCGCCAAGGTGGTGCGCGAGATGATCGCGGCTAACGGCGACATTGCCGCGCTGGTGCTCGGCGCCGCGGCGAGCGGACCGCCGGGAACCCTGGTCAGCCATTTCACCGGGGCGGATGCGGGGACGCTCAGCGTGCCGGTGATGATCATTCCGGGTTCGCTGGACGTGGCGGCGATCGATCGGTTGAGTTGA
- a CDS encoding pyruvate dehydrogenase complex dihydrolipoamide acetyltransferase — MSIEIKMPALSPTMEEGTLAKWLVKEGDTVKSGDLLAEIETDKATMEFEAVDEGVIGKITVPEGTDNVKVGTVIAVMAGEGEDVPAAAAPAPTPAPAPAAKTEATPAPTPAPTATSAKANGADTGSRIKASPLAKRLAAEKGVDLASLSGSGPNGRIVKADLDGAKPGAAPAAAAPTPSAPAPAAAPAEHKPVWYDESIPHEEEKLSNIRKTIARRLTESKQTIPHIYLTVDIRLDALLKLRSELNKALEPRGVKLSVNDLLIKALGVALIQTPKCNVTYTGDRLIKYSRADVSVAVSTPTGLITPIIRDAAGVSVSSISTQMKDLAGRAKEGKLQPQEYQGGTASLSNMGMFGIKQFEAVINPPQGMIMAIGAGEKRPYVIDDSLQIATIMSATGSFDHRAIDGADGAELMKTFKALVEAPMGMIA; from the coding sequence ATGTCGATCGAAATCAAGATGCCTGCGCTTTCCCCCACGATGGAGGAGGGCACCCTCGCCAAATGGCTGGTGAAGGAAGGCGACACGGTAAAGTCCGGCGACCTCCTCGCCGAGATCGAGACCGACAAGGCGACGATGGAATTCGAAGCCGTCGATGAGGGGGTGATCGGCAAGATCACCGTTCCCGAGGGCACCGACAATGTGAAGGTGGGCACCGTCATCGCCGTGATGGCCGGCGAAGGCGAGGACGTCCCGGCCGCCGCTGCGCCGGCCCCGACTCCGGCGCCCGCCCCTGCGGCGAAGACCGAGGCTACTCCGGCCCCGACTCCTGCTCCCACTGCCACATCCGCAAAGGCGAACGGCGCCGACACCGGTAGCCGCATAAAGGCAAGCCCGCTGGCCAAACGTCTTGCCGCCGAGAAGGGCGTAGACCTCGCCTCGCTGAGCGGTTCGGGTCCGAACGGCCGCATCGTCAAGGCCGACCTCGACGGTGCCAAGCCCGGCGCCGCGCCCGCCGCCGCGGCTCCGACTCCGTCCGCGCCCGCTCCTGCAGCCGCGCCCGCCGAGCACAAGCCGGTCTGGTACGACGAAAGCATCCCGCACGAGGAAGAGAAGCTCTCCAACATCCGCAAGACGATCGCGCGCCGCCTCACCGAGTCGAAGCAGACGATCCCGCACATCTATCTCACCGTCGACATCCGCCTCGACGCGCTGCTCAAGCTGCGCTCCGAGCTCAACAAGGCGCTCGAGCCGCGCGGGGTGAAGCTCTCGGTCAACGATCTGCTGATCAAGGCGCTCGGCGTCGCCTTGATCCAGACGCCGAAGTGCAACGTCACCTACACTGGCGACAGGCTCATCAAGTACAGCCGCGCCGACGTCTCGGTCGCGGTGTCGACCCCCACCGGGCTGATCACTCCGATCATCCGCGACGCGGCGGGAGTCAGCGTCTCTTCCATCTCGACCCAGATGAAGGACCTTGCGGGCCGCGCCAAGGAAGGCAAGCTGCAGCCGCAGGAATATCAGGGCGGCACCGCCAGCCTGTCGAACATGGGCATGTTCGGGATCAAGCAGTTCGAGGCAGTGATCAATCCGCCGCAGGGCATGATCATGGCGATCGGCGCGGGCGAGAAGCGCCCCTATGTGATCGACGATTCGCTGCAGATCGCGACGATCATGAGCGCGACCGGCAGCTTCGATCACCGCGCGATCGACGGGGCCGACGGCGCCGAGCTGATGAAGACGTTCAAGGCGCTCGTCGAAGCCCCGATGGGCATGATCGCCTGA
- a CDS encoding acyl-CoA thioesterase translates to MADSPPDRQPAIRVTTMPADANPYGDIFGGWLMSQMDMAAGLVASRHSHGRAVTIAVEGMKFHAPVAVGDEVSVFAELVKVGRTSMTIDVAAWRRARHAEESCLVTQAQFVFVAIDEGRRPRLVDGVEA, encoded by the coding sequence ATGGCTGACAGCCCGCCCGATCGCCAGCCCGCGATCCGCGTCACCACGATGCCCGCCGATGCCAATCCCTATGGCGACATCTTCGGCGGCTGGCTGATGAGCCAGATGGACATGGCCGCCGGTCTCGTCGCCTCGCGCCACTCGCACGGCCGCGCGGTGACCATCGCGGTGGAGGGGATGAAGTTCCACGCGCCCGTCGCAGTCGGCGACGAAGTCTCGGTCTTTGCCGAGTTGGTCAAGGTCGGCCGCACCTCGATGACGATCGACGTCGCCGCGTGGCGCCGCGCGCGCCATGCCGAGGAAAGCTGCCTCGTCACGCAGGCGCAGTTCGTCTTCGTCGCGATCGACGAGGGGCGCCGGCCCCGGTTGGTGGACGGTGTCGAAGCCTGA
- the lpdA gene encoding dihydrolipoyl dehydrogenase translates to MADQYDLIVLGSGPGGYVAAIRGAQLGLKVAIVERELLGGICLNWGCIPTKALLRSAEIYHYMQHAKDYGLVAQGISADIEAVVKRSRGVAKQLNQGVTHLMKKNKIAVHFGEGKLTGKGKLSVTDKDGKKTDLEAKNIILATGARARDLPNLPTDGKRVWTYRHAMTPPEMPKKLLVIGSGAIGIEFASFYNDMGAEVTVVEMLDRIVPVEDVDVSTFLEKALKKQGMTILTGAKIDKIAADANGVKATIIAHDGKATESEFSHVIVAIGIVPNTENIGLKELGVAMDERGFLKTDPACKTNVDGLYAIGDITAPPWLAHKASHEGVIAAEAIAGNHPHAMDPRNIPGCTYCHPQIASVGLTEAKAKEAGYAVKVGNFPFIGNGKAIALGEAEGFVKTVFDAKTGELLGAHMIGAEVTELIQGYTIGKTLETTEAELMETVFPHPTLSEMMHESVLGAYGRALHI, encoded by the coding sequence GTGGCTGACCAATACGACCTCATCGTCCTCGGCTCGGGCCCCGGCGGCTATGTCGCCGCGATCCGCGGCGCGCAGCTTGGACTCAAGGTCGCGATCGTCGAGCGCGAATTGCTGGGCGGCATCTGCCTCAACTGGGGCTGCATCCCCACCAAGGCACTGCTCCGCTCGGCCGAGATCTATCATTACATGCAGCACGCCAAGGATTACGGCCTCGTCGCGCAGGGGATCAGCGCGGATATCGAGGCAGTGGTCAAGCGCTCGCGCGGGGTGGCCAAGCAGCTCAATCAGGGCGTCACGCACCTGATGAAGAAGAACAAGATCGCGGTGCATTTCGGCGAGGGCAAGCTCACCGGAAAGGGCAAGCTCAGCGTCACCGACAAGGACGGCAAGAAGACCGATCTCGAGGCGAAGAACATCATCCTCGCCACCGGCGCGCGCGCGCGGGATCTCCCCAATCTGCCCACCGACGGCAAGCGCGTCTGGACCTATCGCCACGCGATGACCCCGCCCGAAATGCCGAAGAAGCTCCTCGTCATCGGGTCGGGCGCGATCGGGATCGAGTTCGCCAGCTTCTACAACGATATGGGTGCCGAGGTGACCGTGGTCGAAATGCTCGACCGGATTGTCCCCGTCGAGGACGTCGATGTGTCCACCTTCCTCGAAAAGGCACTCAAGAAGCAGGGTATGACGATCCTGACCGGCGCGAAGATCGACAAGATCGCCGCCGACGCCAACGGGGTGAAGGCGACGATCATCGCCCACGACGGCAAGGCGACCGAAAGCGAGTTCAGCCATGTCATCGTCGCGATCGGCATCGTGCCCAACACCGAGAATATCGGGCTCAAGGAGCTCGGCGTCGCGATGGACGAGCGCGGCTTCCTCAAGACCGATCCCGCCTGCAAGACCAATGTGGACGGGCTCTATGCGATCGGCGACATCACCGCGCCGCCCTGGCTCGCGCACAAGGCAAGCCACGAAGGCGTGATCGCCGCCGAGGCGATCGCCGGCAACCACCCGCACGCGATGGACCCGCGCAACATCCCGGGCTGCACCTATTGCCACCCGCAGATCGCCAGCGTCGGCCTGACCGAGGCCAAGGCGAAGGAAGCGGGTTACGCGGTGAAGGTCGGCAACTTCCCCTTCATCGGCAACGGCAAGGCGATCGCGCTCGGCGAGGCCGAAGGCTTCGTGAAGACGGTGTTCGACGCGAAGACCGGCGAGCTGCTCGGCGCGCACATGATCGGCGCGGAGGTCACCGAACTGATCCAGGGCTACACGATCGGCAAGACGCTCGAGACCACCGAGGCCGAGCTGATGGAGACGGTGTTCCCGCACCCGACGCTGAGCGAGATGATGCACGAGAGCGTGCTCGGCGCCTATGGGCGTGCGCTGCACATCTGA
- a CDS encoding RBBP9/YdeN family alpha/beta hydrolase, which yields MSIFSPIDDHSPIILTVPGLGGSGPSHWQTLWEQSRPDTHRVELGMWDTPHRNTWVTKLDQAIRSAQAPVVLAAHSLGCLAVTWWAELAGQPFGWPVAGALLVAPADVDRDEVRPELAAFQPTPTKPLPFPSIVVASSDDPWIAPEKARALAGGWGSFFVDAGPQGHLNAASGIGWWEEGQALLDRVLDAASDRTGKVRTANDARSLLAVSATEAAQAHYYGARA from the coding sequence ATGTCTATTTTCTCGCCTATCGACGACCATTCGCCGATCATCCTCACCGTCCCCGGGCTCGGCGGCTCGGGTCCCTCCCACTGGCAGACCTTGTGGGAGCAGTCGCGCCCCGACACCCACCGGGTCGAGCTCGGCATGTGGGATACGCCGCATCGCAACACCTGGGTGACCAAGCTCGACCAGGCGATCCGCAGCGCGCAGGCGCCGGTTGTCCTCGCCGCGCACAGCCTCGGCTGCCTCGCCGTCACATGGTGGGCCGAACTGGCGGGGCAGCCCTTCGGCTGGCCGGTCGCCGGCGCATTGCTGGTCGCCCCCGCCGATGTCGACCGCGACGAGGTCCGGCCCGAGCTCGCGGCGTTCCAGCCGACGCCCACCAAGCCCCTGCCCTTCCCCTCGATCGTCGTGGCAAGCAGCGACGACCCGTGGATCGCGCCTGAAAAGGCGCGTGCGCTGGCCGGCGGCTGGGGCAGCTTCTTCGTCGATGCCGGGCCGCAGGGCCATCTCAATGCCGCAAGCGGCATCGGCTGGTGGGAGGAAGGCCAGGCGCTGCTCGATCGCGTGCTCGATGCGGCGTCGGACCGGACCGGCAAGGTGCGCACCGCCAACGACGCGCGCTCGTTGCTCGCCGTGAGCGCAACCGAAGCCGCACAGGCGCATTATTATGGTGCGCGGGCGTGA
- a CDS encoding MerC domain-containing protein, producing the protein MLVSLPISRFWGGIDASFDRIAIGLSGLCLVHCVATTVLLTILSSAGALVHPAIHEIGLTLAIGFGIIALGKGVLSHGYMAPALVGAFGIGIMAGALSLPHGGFEMFWTLIGVSLVALGHDLNRRATY; encoded by the coding sequence ATGCTGGTGAGTCTCCCGATATCCCGCTTCTGGGGCGGTATCGACGCAAGCTTCGATCGCATCGCGATCGGGCTCAGCGGTCTGTGCCTCGTGCACTGCGTCGCGACGACGGTGCTGCTGACGATTCTCTCCTCGGCCGGCGCGCTGGTGCATCCGGCGATTCATGAAATCGGCCTCACGCTCGCAATCGGCTTCGGGATCATCGCGCTGGGCAAGGGCGTGCTCTCGCATGGCTATATGGCTCCGGCTCTGGTCGGCGCGTTCGGGATCGGCATCATGGCCGGCGCGCTGTCGCTTCCGCATGGCGGGTTCGAGATGTTCTGGACGCTGATCGGCGTGAGCCTCGTCGCGCTCGGCCACGACCTCAACCGCCGCGCCACCTACTGA
- a CDS encoding Fur family transcriptional regulator — protein sequence MPVHDHHEHHGHDLTQAAQATLEKSGEQWTAMRERVFEALAGFDKPASAYDIAEAVSKAEGRRVAANSVYRILDLFVGSNLARRVESANAYVANAHPDCLHDCIFLVCDSCGQTTHLDDDTITKNVRSAAKTAGFSPVRPVIEVRGKCADCD from the coding sequence ATGCCTGTACACGACCATCATGAGCATCACGGCCACGACCTGACTCAGGCCGCGCAGGCGACGCTCGAGAAATCGGGCGAGCAGTGGACGGCGATGCGCGAGCGCGTGTTCGAGGCGCTGGCCGGGTTCGACAAACCCGCCTCCGCCTATGACATCGCCGAAGCCGTCTCGAAGGCGGAGGGGCGCCGCGTCGCCGCCAACAGCGTCTATCGCATCCTCGACCTGTTCGTCGGCTCGAACCTCGCCCGGCGTGTCGAGAGCGCCAATGCCTATGTCGCCAACGCGCATCCGGACTGCCTGCACGACTGCATCTTCCTCGTCTGCGACAGTTGCGGCCAGACCACCCATCTCGACGACGATACGATCACCAAGAACGTAAGGTCCGCGGCGAAGACGGCGGGCTTCTCGCCGGTGCGCCCGGTGATCGAAGTGCGCGGGAAATGCGCCGACTGCGACTAG
- the dxs gene encoding 1-deoxy-D-xylulose-5-phosphate synthase: MADLPSTPLLDTVDTPADLRKLKPADLRQLADELRAETISAVGTTGGHLGSGLGVVELTVAIHYVFDTPRDRLIWDVGHQCYPHKILTGRRDRIRTLRQGGGLSGFTRRSESEYDPFGAAHSSTSISAALGFAVANKLNGQPGKGIAVIGDGAMSAGMAYEAMNNAEAAGNRLVVILNDNDMSIAPPVGGLSAYLARTVSSSNYLGLRNFAKRAIRRISKRVHNAAEKAEEFARGMATGGTLFEELGFYYVGPIDGHNLDHLIPVLENVRDSEHGPILVHVVTKKGKGYGPAEESADKYHGVQKFDVITGTQDKAPPGPPSYQNVFGETLAKLADTDPRIVAITAAMPSGTGVDKFAQAHPDRAFDVGIAEQHAVTFAAGLAAQGMRPFCAIYSTFLQRAYDQVVHDVAIQNLPVRFAIDRAGLVGADGATHAGSFDVTYLATLPNFVVMAPADEAELVHMTYTAAEHDTGPIAVRYPRGNGVGIALPEVPQRLEIGKGRIVREGKTVAILSLGTRLAEALKAADALEARGLSTTVADLRFAKPLDEELIRKLLTSHEVAVTIEEGAIGGLGAHVLTLASDQGLIDAGLKLRTMRLPDIFQDQDKPEKQYDEAGLNAANIVDTVLKALRYNEAAVTDARA, translated from the coding sequence ATGGCCGACCTTCCAAGCACGCCGCTGCTCGACACCGTCGACACGCCCGCCGACCTCCGCAAGCTCAAGCCGGCCGACCTCCGCCAGCTCGCCGACGAGCTGCGCGCGGAGACGATTTCGGCGGTAGGCACGACCGGCGGGCATCTCGGCTCGGGGCTCGGCGTGGTCGAGCTGACCGTCGCGATCCATTATGTGTTCGATACGCCGCGCGACCGGCTGATCTGGGATGTCGGGCACCAATGCTACCCGCACAAGATCCTCACCGGCCGCCGCGACCGGATCCGCACGCTGCGCCAGGGCGGCGGCCTCTCGGGCTTCACCAGGCGCAGCGAGAGCGAATACGACCCGTTCGGCGCGGCGCACTCCTCTACTTCGATTTCTGCCGCTCTGGGCTTCGCGGTCGCCAACAAGCTGAACGGCCAGCCCGGCAAGGGCATCGCAGTGATCGGCGACGGCGCGATGAGTGCAGGCATGGCCTATGAGGCGATGAACAATGCCGAGGCGGCGGGCAATCGGCTCGTCGTGATCCTCAACGACAACGACATGTCGATCGCGCCGCCGGTGGGCGGGCTCTCCGCCTATCTCGCGCGGACGGTGTCCTCGTCCAACTATCTCGGCCTCAGGAACTTCGCCAAGCGCGCGATCCGCCGCATCTCGAAGCGCGTCCACAACGCCGCCGAGAAGGCCGAGGAATTCGCCCGCGGCATGGCGACCGGCGGCACTCTCTTCGAAGAGCTCGGTTTCTATTATGTCGGTCCGATCGACGGGCACAATCTCGACCATCTGATCCCGGTGCTCGAGAATGTCCGCGATAGCGAGCATGGCCCGATCCTCGTCCATGTCGTCACCAAAAAGGGCAAGGGCTATGGCCCGGCCGAGGAATCGGCGGACAAATATCACGGCGTCCAGAAGTTCGACGTGATCACCGGCACGCAGGACAAGGCCCCCCCGGGGCCGCCTTCCTATCAGAACGTCTTTGGCGAGACGCTGGCGAAGCTCGCCGACACCGACCCACGGATCGTCGCGATCACCGCGGCGATGCCCTCGGGCACCGGGGTCGACAAGTTCGCGCAGGCGCATCCCGACCGCGCCTTCGACGTCGGCATCGCCGAGCAGCATGCCGTCACCTTCGCCGCCGGCCTCGCCGCGCAGGGCATGCGGCCATTCTGCGCGATCTACTCGACCTTCCTCCAGCGCGCCTACGACCAGGTCGTCCACGATGTCGCGATCCAGAATTTGCCGGTGCGCTTCGCGATCGACCGCGCCGGGCTGGTCGGCGCCGACGGCGCGACTCATGCCGGCAGCTTCGACGTCACCTATCTGGCGACGCTCCCCAATTTCGTAGTGATGGCCCCCGCCGACGAAGCCGAACTGGTCCATATGACCTACACCGCCGCCGAACATGATACGGGTCCGATCGCAGTGCGCTATCCGCGCGGCAACGGCGTCGGCATCGCGCTTCCCGAGGTCCCTCAGCGGCTCGAGATCGGCAAGGGCCGCATCGTCCGCGAAGGCAAGACCGTGGCGATCCTGTCGCTCGGCACCCGCCTCGCCGAAGCGCTCAAGGCCGCCGACGCGCTCGAGGCACGCGGCCTCTCGACCACCGTCGCCGATCTGCGCTTCGCCAAGCCGCTCGACGAGGAACTGATCCGCAAGCTGCTCACCAGCCACGAAGTCGCGGTCACGATCGAGGAAGGCGCGATCGGCGGCCTCGGTGCGCATGTGCTCACTCTTGCGAGCGATCAGGGGTTGATCGACGCTGGCCTCAAGCTGCGGACGATGCGCCTGCCCGATATCTTCCAGGATCAGGACAAGCCCGAGAAGCAATATGACGAAGCCGGCCTCAACGCCGCGAACATCGTCGATACGGTGCTCAAGGCGCTGCGCTACAACGAAGCCGCGGTGACCGACGCGCGCGCCTGA
- a CDS encoding plasmid mobilization protein gives MATQLQHPRSSRVVVLVSPAEKQRIADSAAAADMTVSDYMRTAAERYSEPSEAEQMLMRELLIQLEAANASTEKAFAALETEQARAATFDENAYRTQVREQLLTRTDIDWNALGEALSGGTRQ, from the coding sequence ATGGCTACCCAGCTTCAGCATCCGCGATCGAGCCGCGTCGTCGTGCTGGTGTCCCCGGCCGAAAAGCAACGCATCGCCGACAGCGCCGCCGCGGCGGACATGACCGTCAGCGACTATATGCGCACCGCCGCCGAACGCTATTCGGAGCCGAGCGAAGCCGAGCAGATGCTGATGCGCGAACTGCTCATCCAGCTCGAGGCCGCCAACGCGAGTACCGAAAAAGCGTTCGCGGCGCTCGAGACTGAACAGGCGCGCGCCGCGACCTTCGACGAAAATGCCTATCGCACGCAGGTGCGCGAACAGTTGCTGACGCGCACCGACATCGACTGGAACGCGCTCGGCGAGGCCCTGTCGGGCGGCACGCGCCAATGA